The following are encoded together in the Pectobacterium punjabense genome:
- a CDS encoding DUF4810 domain-containing protein codes for MLSHKKVTLLLAVAVLAGCASAPKTIYSWDNYQPALYDYYQQDKVGPEQQILALNESIEKAKAANKPVPPGLYAQLGLLYANTGRDSEARQQFETEKAKFPESAPFMDFLLSKNKGNIK; via the coding sequence ATGTTATCTCATAAGAAAGTTACCCTGCTATTGGCAGTAGCGGTACTGGCTGGCTGCGCGTCCGCGCCGAAAACGATTTACAGCTGGGACAACTATCAGCCTGCGCTTTATGATTATTATCAACAAGATAAAGTCGGTCCAGAACAACAGATCCTTGCTCTGAATGAGTCGATCGAAAAAGCGAAAGCCGCAAATAAGCCTGTTCCGCCGGGACTCTATGCTCAACTTGGGTTGCTGTACGCCAATACTGGTCGTGATAGTGAAGCTCGCCAACAGTTTGAAACTGAAAAAGCGAAATTCCCTGAATCAGCACCTTTCATGGACTTCCTGTTGAGCAAAAATAAAGGGAATATTAAATGA
- the yieH gene encoding 6-phosphogluconate phosphatase encodes MPRIECVFFDCDGTLVDSEVLCCQAYVNIFIPYGVNLSLEEVIKTYKGVKLYEIIARISQQHGLTVSVEDAERHFRQEVKRLFDEYLQPIEGARELVQSITVPMAVVSNGPVSKMQHSLGLTHMLDLFGDHLYSGYDLKKWKPDPAVLYHAAEQLQLPVEHCILVEDSAAGVQAGIAAGIPVFYYCADPHNQPIHHPLVTMFDDMRELPQIWREKGWNITM; translated from the coding sequence ATGCCCCGTATTGAATGCGTCTTCTTCGACTGTGATGGCACGCTGGTTGATAGCGAAGTGCTGTGTTGCCAGGCCTATGTGAATATCTTCATTCCGTATGGGGTGAACTTATCGCTGGAGGAGGTGATAAAAACCTACAAGGGCGTGAAGCTGTACGAGATTATTGCCCGCATCAGCCAGCAGCATGGCTTAACCGTATCGGTAGAAGACGCGGAGCGTCATTTCCGGCAAGAAGTGAAGCGTCTGTTCGATGAGTACCTGCAACCTATCGAGGGTGCACGTGAATTAGTGCAGTCCATCACCGTCCCGATGGCGGTGGTTTCCAACGGCCCGGTGAGTAAGATGCAGCATTCGCTCGGCCTGACGCACATGCTCGATTTGTTTGGCGACCATCTCTATAGCGGCTACGATCTGAAAAAGTGGAAACCCGACCCAGCGGTGTTGTATCACGCCGCCGAGCAGTTACAGCTTCCTGTTGAACACTGCATTCTGGTTGAAGATTCTGCCGCTGGCGTACAGGCGGGCATCGCGGCGGGCATTCCCGTGTTCTATTACTGCGCCGATCCCCACAACCAGCCGATTCATCACCCGCTGGTCACGATGTTTGACGATATGCGCGAACTGCCGCAAATCTGGCGCGAAAAAGGCTGGAATATCACGATGTAG
- the aegA gene encoding formate-dependent uric acid utilization protein AegA, whose amino-acid sequence MNRFVIASTQDCMGCHACEIACVISHNDDRYPDSATVFQPRIKAFNTPKLRAAVTCRHCEDAPCAGVCPTQALIRKDNSIQLVQEKCIGCKSCVLACPFGAMSMVTNPVDNSTVAHKCDLCADRPEGQACVAACPTQALQLVSEQTLADRRQEKQHVMAQRSASHWQRETPVLKAVTTNPLSKRKNWPRRDAEKKPLTQRTSTFDEIYHGFSMQQTEDQADRCLSCGKRAICEWTCPLHNNIPELLSLAKQGRILEAVELSHQTSSLPEICGRVCPQDRLCEGACTLGKEYGAITIGNVERYITDTAMEMGWSPDMTRVIPSGKRAAIVGAGPAGLACADVLARNGVQAVVFDRHPEIGGLLTFGIPSFKLDKDVLIHRREVFSSMGINFQLNTEVGKDISLAQLLDDYDTVFLGVGTYRSMKANIDNEEAPGVFDALPFLIANTKHVMGLPELDDEPYISMAGKRVVVLGGGDTAMDCLRTSVRQGAISVTCAYRRDEANMPGSKKEVKNSREEGVEFMFNVQPQKICLNEQGEVCGISLVRTELGEPDASGRRRPRPIPGSEFIQPAEAVITAFGFQSHRMPWLEEADVELDNWGYITAPLDSQIPCQTNHPRIFAGGDAVRGADLVVTAIADGRKAALGMIATMGLTAVTGAIPAHPQRPEMNATREEVRS is encoded by the coding sequence ATGAACCGATTTGTTATTGCCAGTACTCAAGACTGCATGGGGTGCCATGCATGTGAAATCGCCTGTGTGATTTCACACAATGACGACCGCTATCCAGATAGCGCTACGGTATTTCAGCCCAGAATCAAGGCGTTCAATACGCCAAAGCTTCGGGCTGCCGTGACATGCCGTCACTGTGAAGATGCACCCTGCGCAGGCGTGTGCCCAACACAGGCCTTGATCAGAAAGGACAATAGCATTCAGCTCGTTCAGGAAAAGTGCATCGGCTGCAAAAGCTGTGTACTAGCTTGCCCGTTTGGCGCGATGTCGATGGTAACAAACCCTGTGGACAACAGCACAGTCGCTCATAAATGCGATCTCTGCGCCGACCGCCCAGAAGGACAAGCGTGTGTGGCAGCCTGCCCAACGCAGGCATTGCAGTTAGTCAGTGAACAAACGCTAGCTGACCGTCGCCAAGAGAAACAGCACGTGATGGCGCAACGTTCAGCTTCCCACTGGCAGCGTGAAACGCCCGTGCTGAAAGCGGTGACGACTAATCCACTCAGTAAAAGAAAAAACTGGCCACGCCGGGATGCAGAGAAAAAGCCGCTGACCCAGAGAACCTCAACGTTTGATGAAATCTATCATGGCTTCTCCATGCAGCAGACGGAAGATCAGGCTGACCGCTGCCTTTCCTGTGGCAAACGCGCGATCTGCGAGTGGACCTGTCCGCTGCATAACAATATTCCCGAATTGCTAAGCCTGGCAAAGCAAGGTCGCATTCTTGAAGCCGTCGAGCTCTCGCATCAAACCAGCAGCCTGCCAGAAATCTGTGGTCGGGTATGCCCGCAGGACCGATTATGCGAAGGGGCTTGTACGCTGGGCAAAGAATATGGCGCGATCACCATCGGCAACGTTGAGCGCTACATTACCGACACCGCGATGGAAATGGGCTGGTCGCCCGATATGACGCGTGTCATTCCCAGCGGAAAGCGTGCCGCGATCGTCGGGGCTGGCCCGGCTGGGCTAGCCTGTGCCGATGTGTTGGCACGCAACGGCGTACAGGCCGTCGTGTTCGATCGTCACCCGGAAATTGGTGGCCTGCTCACGTTCGGGATTCCGTCGTTCAAACTGGACAAAGACGTTCTGATCCATCGTCGTGAAGTATTCAGCTCAATGGGCATCAACTTCCAGCTGAATACCGAGGTGGGGAAAGACATTTCTCTGGCTCAGCTTCTGGACGACTATGACACCGTTTTCCTCGGTGTGGGCACCTATCGCTCCATGAAAGCCAATATTGATAATGAAGAGGCACCCGGCGTCTTCGACGCGCTTCCTTTCCTGATCGCCAATACCAAACACGTTATGGGATTACCTGAATTAGACGATGAGCCCTATATCTCGATGGCGGGCAAACGCGTCGTCGTGCTCGGCGGTGGGGACACTGCGATGGACTGCCTGCGCACATCCGTTCGGCAAGGTGCGATATCTGTAACCTGCGCCTATCGTCGTGATGAAGCCAACATGCCCGGCTCGAAAAAAGAGGTGAAAAACTCCCGCGAAGAAGGCGTGGAGTTCATGTTTAACGTCCAGCCACAAAAAATCTGCCTCAATGAACAGGGCGAAGTGTGCGGTATTAGTCTGGTTCGTACCGAACTGGGCGAGCCTGATGCCAGCGGCCGTCGTCGTCCGCGCCCCATTCCTGGCTCGGAATTCATTCAACCCGCAGAAGCCGTAATAACCGCATTTGGTTTTCAGTCACACAGAATGCCATGGCTGGAAGAAGCGGACGTCGAGTTAGATAATTGGGGATACATCACTGCCCCTCTCGATAGTCAGATACCTTGCCAAACCAATCATCCGCGTATTTTTGCTGGCGGTGACGCCGTACGCGGTGCCGATCTGGTGGTTACCGCCATTGCGGATGGACGAAAAGCCGCATTGGGAATGATTGCGACAATGGGGCTGACCGCCGTAACCGGGGCCATTCCCGCCCACCCGCAACGCCCAGAGATGAACGCAACCCGCGAGGAGGTCCGCTCATGA
- a CDS encoding NCS2 family permease, with amino-acid sequence MNKSQPGSATEQGLLERVFKLKQHGTTARTETIAGFTTFLTMVYIVFVNPQILGVAGMDTKAVFVTTCLIAAFGSILMGLLANLPVALAPAMGLNAFFAFVVVGAMGLPWQVAMGAIFWGAIGFLLLTIFQIRYWMIANIPLSLRLGIASGIGLFIAMMGLKNAGIIVPNPETLVTIGNLTSHSVLLGALGFFIIVALASRNIHAAVLISIVVTTSIGLLLGDVKFTGVFSLPPSVTSVVGQVDLMGALNLGMSGIIFSFMLVNLFDSSGTLIGVTDKAGLVDARGKFPRMKQALYVDSISSVAGSFIGTSSVTAYIESSSGVSVGGRTGLTAVVVGLLFLLVIFLSPLAGMVPAYAAAGALIYVGVLMTSSLARVKWDDLTEAVPAFITAVMMPFSFSITEGIALGFISYCVMKLATGRWREISPCVVVVALLFLLKIVFIDGH; translated from the coding sequence ATGAATAAATCACAACCCGGTTCTGCTACCGAGCAGGGCCTGCTGGAGCGCGTGTTTAAGCTTAAACAACATGGCACTACAGCACGTACGGAAACGATTGCTGGTTTCACGACGTTTTTGACGATGGTTTACATCGTTTTTGTTAACCCGCAGATTTTGGGCGTCGCGGGGATGGATACCAAAGCGGTCTTTGTGACCACCTGTCTGATTGCGGCATTCGGCAGTATTTTAATGGGGCTGCTGGCTAACCTGCCTGTGGCACTGGCTCCGGCAATGGGATTGAATGCGTTTTTCGCTTTTGTTGTCGTAGGTGCGATGGGGCTGCCATGGCAGGTGGCGATGGGCGCTATTTTCTGGGGCGCAATCGGTTTCCTGTTGCTGACTATCTTCCAGATTCGCTATTGGATGATCGCCAATATCCCGCTTAGTCTGCGTCTGGGTATCGCCAGTGGTATCGGGTTGTTTATTGCCATGATGGGCCTAAAAAACGCTGGTATTATCGTTCCCAACCCTGAAACACTGGTGACGATTGGTAACCTGACTTCACACAGCGTGCTGTTGGGTGCTCTGGGCTTTTTCATCATTGTGGCGCTGGCTTCACGTAATATTCACGCCGCGGTGCTGATTTCCATCGTGGTGACGACCTCAATCGGCCTGTTGCTGGGTGATGTTAAATTTACTGGCGTGTTTTCACTGCCGCCAAGCGTAACGTCGGTGGTCGGTCAGGTTGATCTGATGGGGGCGCTGAACCTCGGGATGTCCGGCATTATTTTCTCCTTCATGCTGGTTAACCTGTTTGACTCCTCTGGCACGCTGATTGGCGTGACGGACAAAGCTGGACTGGTCGATGCTCGCGGTAAGTTCCCGCGTATGAAGCAGGCGCTGTATGTTGATAGCATCAGCTCTGTGGCGGGTTCATTTATCGGGACATCATCCGTTACGGCGTATATTGAAAGTTCTTCAGGTGTGTCCGTGGGTGGACGCACCGGTCTGACTGCTGTGGTTGTTGGCCTGCTGTTCCTGCTGGTGATCTTCCTGTCACCGCTGGCGGGTATGGTGCCTGCCTATGCGGCCGCTGGCGCGCTGATTTACGTGGGCGTATTGATGACGTCCAGCCTGGCACGCGTGAAGTGGGACGACCTGACCGAAGCCGTTCCTGCCTTTATTACCGCGGTGATGATGCCGTTCAGCTTCTCGATTACTGAAGGGATCGCGCTGGGCTTCATTTCTTACTGTGTGATGAAGTTGGCGACGGGGCGTTGGCGTGAAATCAGCCCTTGCGTGGTGGTGGTTGCACTGCTGTTCCTGCTGAAAATCGTGTTTATCGACGGGCATTAA
- a CDS encoding 4Fe-4S binding protein, translating to MNQFVIAEAEKCIGCRTCEIACAVAHSGGQSAQLRPSHFFPRLKVIKSASISVPVLCRQCENAPCASVCPNDALVRDRDSVQVIQSRCIGCKSCVVACPFGAINVVTKASNDENTQSEVHKCDLCVDVASSPSCVSVCPTSALRLVTEDELRKQTREKQQRSALGWSSH from the coding sequence ATGAATCAATTTGTTATCGCCGAAGCAGAAAAATGTATCGGCTGCCGGACTTGTGAGATCGCCTGCGCGGTCGCTCATAGCGGTGGCCAAAGTGCACAACTGCGGCCATCTCATTTCTTTCCCCGCCTGAAAGTGATTAAAAGCGCCAGCATCAGCGTACCCGTTCTTTGTCGCCAGTGTGAGAACGCCCCCTGTGCCAGCGTGTGCCCAAATGACGCGCTGGTGCGCGATCGAGACAGCGTTCAGGTTATCCAGTCCCGCTGCATCGGCTGCAAAAGCTGTGTGGTCGCCTGTCCCTTCGGTGCCATCAATGTGGTAACGAAAGCCTCAAATGACGAAAATACGCAAAGTGAAGTCCACAAGTGCGACTTATGCGTCGATGTAGCTTCAAGCCCTTCCTGTGTCAGCGTGTGTCCGACATCGGCGCTGCGATTAGTGACAGAGGATGAGTTGCGCAAGCAGACGCGGGAAAAACAACAGCGTTCCGCATTGGGATGGTCAAGCCATTAA
- a CDS encoding 4'-phosphopantetheinyl transferase family protein → MTCHFVRWTSTEALPELQRLPDRLISSTQSFSAKRRERYLKSRALLAEMMFYFFGYPLLPTLLVSPEGRPYFADPNLPNFSIGYAGNTIAILLSEEGSVGMDIEIVHVRPTNQTVPQMQAQTQAEQAWIDAQRDPLEAATQLCTIRQSLVKMPGANSHLPHNLKLHPASGRLRSTDIPAVEVMSDVDDYLAWACAHIPTLNRLVMWKYTSASGMRKSGEILQQQRQSVRYMKLTSHTIEKVTSTASQ, encoded by the coding sequence ATGACCTGCCATTTTGTCAGGTGGACAAGCACGGAAGCGCTTCCTGAATTACAAAGACTGCCTGATAGGCTCATCTCATCAACACAAAGTTTTTCAGCCAAACGCCGTGAGCGTTATCTGAAAAGCCGAGCGCTGCTGGCTGAGATGATGTTCTATTTTTTCGGTTATCCGCTGTTACCCACGCTGCTGGTGTCCCCTGAAGGACGTCCTTATTTTGCCGATCCTAATCTGCCCAATTTCAGCATCGGCTATGCAGGCAATACGATTGCTATCCTCCTGAGCGAAGAGGGAAGCGTCGGTATGGATATCGAAATCGTTCATGTCAGGCCAACAAATCAGACCGTCCCACAGATGCAGGCGCAAACGCAGGCTGAACAGGCGTGGATTGACGCTCAGCGCGACCCACTGGAAGCGGCAACGCAATTATGCACCATTCGTCAGTCGCTGGTGAAAATGCCTGGTGCAAATAGCCATCTTCCCCATAACCTTAAACTTCACCCCGCCTCCGGCAGGCTACGTTCAACCGACATACCAGCCGTAGAGGTGATGAGCGATGTTGATGATTATCTTGCATGGGCCTGCGCCCATATCCCCACGCTTAACCGACTCGTCATGTGGAAATACACATCGGCATCGGGCATGAGAAAGTCGGGGGAAATCTTACAGCAGCAGCGCCAGTCTGTACGCTATATGAAGTTAACCAGCCACACGATAGAAAAAGTCACCTCTACCGCATCACAGTAG
- a CDS encoding CsgG/HfaB family protein yields MNKKVVLCSVFMSAALLSGCATESSRTVEAQKVTSYSTPYQGVRSPISVGKFENRSNYMNGIFSDGVDRLGNQSKTILVSHLQQSGRFNVLDRTNMEELKAEAGIKGQTQTLKGATYVVTGDVTEFGRKEVGDHQLWGILGRGKTQVAYAKTTLNVVNVQTSEVVYSVQGAGEYTLSNREIIGFGGTASYDSTLNGKVLDLAIREAVNNLVAGIESGAWRPAN; encoded by the coding sequence ATGAATAAAAAAGTCGTTCTATGTTCTGTATTCATGTCAGCTGCGCTATTGAGCGGATGTGCCACAGAGTCTTCTCGTACCGTAGAAGCCCAAAAAGTGACTTCTTACAGTACGCCTTATCAGGGCGTTCGCAGCCCGATTTCTGTCGGAAAATTTGAAAACCGCTCTAACTACATGAACGGTATTTTTTCTGATGGTGTTGACCGCTTAGGTAATCAATCCAAGACCATTCTTGTGAGCCATCTTCAGCAGAGTGGCCGTTTTAACGTGTTGGATCGCACCAATATGGAAGAGCTGAAAGCAGAAGCGGGTATTAAAGGGCAAACGCAGACGCTGAAAGGCGCGACCTATGTTGTTACCGGCGATGTGACCGAGTTTGGTCGCAAAGAGGTGGGTGACCATCAACTGTGGGGCATCCTTGGTCGCGGTAAAACACAGGTTGCTTACGCAAAAACCACGTTGAATGTGGTGAACGTACAAACGTCTGAAGTGGTGTATTCCGTACAAGGTGCGGGCGAGTACACGTTGTCCAACCGTGAAATTATCGGTTTCGGCGGTACGGCCAGTTATGACTCGACGCTGAACGGTAAAGTGCTGGATTTGGCTATTCGTGAAGCCGTCAATAATCTGGTTGCAGGAATTGAAAGCGGTGCCTGGCGCCCAGCGAACTAA